The segment CTATTGTGAATCCAATTCCCATTACAGGAATATGGAATGAATGCGCGTTTTTCATTATTTAATTTATTTTTAAGCACGCAATGTATTCATATTTACAGTTGAAAAACATGACTTTTATCACACTAAAAAAGAAATACGGAAACGATGAAACTTCATTAATTGCTTTGTTTTATAAGTTGATGGTTACAAGTTAAATACTTACTCTATTATTATCTTTTTTATGAACAAAACCAAAAACTATAATCTACTTTTTTGATTGCTTAGTAAGTATACTTCAATTAGTTTCTTTCATAAAAACAGATCAAATTATATCAACCAATAAAGGCAAATAATTAAAAACTTATCGCTTAATATTGTGAGGTCGTTAAAGTTAATTTCACTTCTTTTCTTTACAAAAATTGTATTATAATTATTAACTGTTATTCCTTATTTTAAAACTATTTTTTCCACTCCTTTAAAATCTCTTTACCAAACGAATTACATTGTTCTAAAGTTTCTTTAATATGATTTATGGTAGTTTTTGGGTTGATTAAACACATTCTAATCACAATTTGATTTTGCAAAACTGTAGTAACCAACAAAGCTTCCTTAGAGGCTACTACTTTAGCAGATATTTGCTGATTTAAGGTATCTAATTCTTTCTCAGACAAATTAAGACCTAAAGGATTGTATCTAAAGTTGATAATCGCTAAAGTTGCTGGAGATACAATTTCCCAATTTTTACTTTTTCTTAAGAAATCTTCTGTCTCTTCTGCTAAATCAATATTATAAGAAATGGCTTTTTTAAATGTCTTTAATCCGTATGTTTTAATAGACATATAAAATTTTAATGCTCTAAATCTTCTTGTTAGTTGAATTCCATAATCATAAAAATTAATTTCAGATTCATTTCCTTCAATATCTCTTAAATACTCAGGTTTTTCACTAAAAGTATTGCTTAACCAAGAAGCATCTTTCACTAATAAACAGCCAATTTCATAAGGTTGAAAGAACCATTTATGAGGATCTACAGTTAAAGAATCTGCACGTTCAATTCCTCTTAAAGTCCTACTTCCTTTTTTAGATAAAATTGCTGCACCTCCATAAGCTCCATCAATATGAAACCATAAATTCTCTTTTTCACAAATATCTGCAATTGCATCTAAAGGGTCTACAGTTCCAGTATTTGTGGTTCCGGCAGTAGCAATAATACAGAAAGGCAATTTTCCTTCTAACTTATCTTTTGCTATTTCATTTTTTAGTTTATTGATGCTAAACCTGAATTCTAAATCTGTAGGAATTATTCTAACTTGTTCTTCTTTAAAACCGATAACTCTAATTGCTTTAATGTTTGATGAATGCGCCTGATCTGATAAATAAATAACTGCTTTAGAAAAATCACTTCCACATTTTATTCTTCTTGCTGTTACCAAAGCAGTTAAATTCGCCATAGAGCCACCACTAGTAAAGATTCCTCCTCCTTTGGTTACAGGAAAATTAAACATTTTTAATAACCAATTCATGGTAACAATTTCTAATTCTGCAGCAGAAGGAGAAACAATCCATCCACCAGAAAAAATATTAAAACCTGTTGCCAAAGAATCTGCCATTGTGCTTATAAAATTACTTGGACCAGGCACAAAAGAAAAAGCTTTTGGATGCGTAGAAATATTACTATTTGGCATCACATTATCCATAACAAAATCTAAAACTTCATCTGCTGGCATTCCATTTTCTGGCGCTTCTTGTAAAAAAATGGTATCCATTTCTTCTCTAGAAGCTTTACTCACTGGTTTTTTATTTTCAACTTCAGAATAATGAGCTACAATTAGATCTACTATTTTATAACCATAAGATTTCATTTCTTCAATAGATAAATCAAAAGGTGATTTCATTATGTTGTTTTTTATAAAGTTATAATAATCAGGTTAATTTTTGTGTAAAAGTAAATTATGTTTTTACAAAATTATTAAAAATATAGGTTAATTTTTATGAAAATGTAAATTTCAACACTTTATCTATTTTAGTAAATAAATAATGAAATTTCGATTACAATTAAATTTCACTTTTCTTTAGCAGATAGCCATATTCTTTTCATTATTTTTGTCTCAAAATCAAAATCTTGAAAAGAATATTTTTTTTATTTTTCTTATTTTCTACATGCGTTCTTTCTTCACAAACAAGAAAGATTATCATAGAAAATTCTGAATATCAATTTGCAGATGAAGAGAAATATCCGGGAGCAACTGTTCTGCTAGGAAAAGTAAAAATTAAACATGACGGAATTATTCTAACATGTCAAAAAGCATTTTTTTTCAAAGAAAAAAACTTCTTTAAAGCTATTGGTAACGTATTAATTAAGCAAGGTGATACCATTACACAAACCAGTGATTACTCTGATTATGACGCAAATTCTAAACAAGCACTTTCTTGGGGAAATGTTGTTTTAAAAGACCCAACAATGACGTTGACTTCTGATACACTTCACTTTGATCGATTAAATCAGAAATTATTTTACAACAGTTTTGCCACTATAAAAGATACTACAAATACTTTAAAAAGTAAAAAAGGGAATTATTACCTTGAAAATAAAAAATTTACTGCAACGACAAGAGTAACTGTTGTAAACCCTGAACATAATTTAGTTTCTAATCATTTAGATTATTATACAGAATCTGGTCTTACTTATTTGTATGGCCCATCAACCATTACAAATACAGAAAACGAGAATAGAATTTATTGCGAAAGAGGTTTCTATAATACAAAAACAGACATTTCTCACTTTGTTAAAAATGCAAAATTGTATTTAAAAGAAAGAACGGTAGAAGGAGATAGTTTGTATTATGATAAAAAAAGAGGTTTTGCATCAGCAACCAACAATATTAGCATCATTGATACGATTCAGAATTTTATTACAAAAGGAAATTATGCAGAAATTTTTGAACTAAAAGATTCACTTTTTATCATCAAAAAAGCAGTTGCAATTTCAATTGTAGATAAAGATTCTATGTTTGTTCATGGAGATACTTTGTTAGTAACAGGTAAAGCTGAAAGTCGAATTGTAAGAACGTACCACAACGTAAAAATATTTAAGTCTGACTTGCAAGGAAAATGCGATTCTATTCATACAAACCAAGCTACAGGGTTAACAAAAATGTTTAAAAATCCTGTTTTATGGTCTGATAGAAACCAAATTACAGGAGATACAATTCATTTACTTTCTAATGTAGAAACAGAAAAATTAGATTCGTTAAAAGTATTAAATAATGCTTTTATTATTTCTAAAGATTCGTTATCAGAAAACGATTTCAATCAAATTAAAGGTAGAAATATGTTTGGTAAATTTGAGAAGAATAAACTCCGATTACTTTTCGTAAAAGGAAATGCAGAATCTGTTTATTTTAATAGAAGTGAAGAAACAAATATTTTAGAAACAATCACCAAAGAAATTTCTAGTAATATAGAGTTCACTTTAGAAAAAGGAGTAATAGAAACAATAAAATATTTAAATACTTCTGATGGAAAAACATATCCTCCTTCTAAATTACCAGATGACATAAGAGTACTTGAAGGTTTTATTTGGCGCGAAAATGAACAACCTAAAAAGAGGGAAGATATTTTTATTAGAGATGATGAAAATGAAAAAGAGCCCACTAAAAAAGAGGATTTAAAAAACACTTCTGCAATTGTTGAAAAAAAATCAAAATTGAAGCAAAAAGCAGGTAAAACAAAACCTGAGATAAAAGAAAAGTTAGGTTTCTCTACTAAAAAGCAATAGTTATGAAATCTGATTTTTTTAAATATCAAGCACAAACTTCTCCTCACCCACTTGCAATAGAAGTTTCTCATGCAAAAGGAAGCTATATTTATAATACTTCCGAAAAAAAATACTTAGATTTTGTTGCCGGAGTTTCTGTAAATAGTTTAGGACACAATCATCCAAAGGTAACTGAAGCGATTAAAAATCAATTAGACACTTATTCTCACGTAATGGTTTATGGAGAATTTATTCAAAAACCTCAAGTAGAGTTATGTAAATTATTAGCTGCTACTTTACCTGAAACTTCTTCGTCTGTTTATATTACAAACTCAGGAACTGAAGCAACAGAAGGTGCTTTAAAATTAGCAAAAAGGGTTACAGAAAGAACAGAAATTATTGCTGCGAAACATTCTTATCATGGAAACACGCAAGGTGCTATGAGTGTTTCTGGTGTAGAAAGACAAAACCAAGCTTTTAGGCCTTTAATTCCTGGAATACGTTTTATTGCATTTAATAATGAAGCTGACTTATCAAAAATAACATCTAAAACGGCTGCTGTTATTTTAGAAACAATACAAGGTGGCGCGGGTTTTATAGAACCACAAAATGGTTATTTGACGAAAGTAAAAAAACGTTGTGAAGAAGTTGGAGCGTTATTAATTTTAGATGAAATACAGACAGGAATTGGAAGAACAGGTAAATTTTGGGGATTTGAAAATTACAATGTAATTCCGGATATTATAATTACAGGTAAAGGTTTAGGTGGCGGAATGCCCATTGGTGCTTTTATTGCCTCTTTTGATAAGATGAGCTTGTTAAAAGACAACCCAAAATTAGGTCATATTTCTACATTTGCAGGACATCCTGTAATTGCAGCAGCAGGTTTAGCTACTGTAAATGAAATAATTGCTGAAGATTTAATTACGCAAGCTCTATTAAAAGAACAACTTATAAAAAAGCATTTACAACATCCTGCTATTAAAGAAATTAGAGGCAAAGGTTTAATGCTTGCTGCCATTGTAGAAACGCCAGAATTGGCTGCTAAAATCATTCATAAGTGTTTAGAAAACGGATTAATTCTTTTCTTTTTATTGTTTGAAGGAAAAGCAATGAGAATAACGCCTCCACTAACAATTTCTGATGAAGAGATTATAGAAGGCTGTAAAATACTTTTAAAATCTATTGATGAAGTTTTAAACTAGTTTCCTTCATTTTTAATCTTATTCTAATAACTTAGCCTAAATAAAACTCCTTATTTTTATGAAAAACGTGACAATTATTGGAGGTGGTGCTGCAGCATTAATGTTAGCTTCACAAATAGACACAGAGAAGTATAAAGTGACACTTTTTGAAAAAAAGAAGATAGTAGGTAGTAAGTTTTTGGTAGCTGGTGAAGGTGGATTGAATTTAACTTTTAGTGCTCCTATAGATGAATTTATAAATCAATATTTTCCAAGTGATTTTATGGATTCTATACTTCGTCAATTTACCAATGAAGATTTAATAAAATGGCTTAATCGTCTTGAAATACCAACATTTATTGGCTCAAGTAACAGAGTTTTTCCTGATTTAGACCAGAAACCAATTGAAGTTCTCAATAAAATAAAAAAACATATAGCAACTAAAGGAATAGAATTTAAACTAAACACAAATTGGATTGGTTGGAATGAAAAAGGAGATCTACAATTTGAAAATCCAGAAAATATTGACACTGATATTGTTGTTTTTGCTTTAGGAGGAGGAAGCTGGAAAGTGACTGGTTCTGATGGAGAATGGAGTAAACCTTTTGAAGAGCGTGGTGTAAAAGTGGTACCATTTAGAGCCGCTAATTGTGCTTTTGAAGTAGATTGGAATACCGATTTTATAACTACCCATGAAGGAAAACCATTAAAGAATATTGCTTTGACTTTTAATCATCATTTTTCTAAAGGAGAATTGGTTATTTCTAAATTTGGTCTTGAAGGAAATGCAATGTATGCTTTAAGTCAAAAAATTCAAGATAAACTACTTACAGAAGAAAGTGTTGTTATTCATTTAGATTTAAAACCAACAATGACTGTTGATCAAATAAAAGCTAAATACAAAAACGCTAAACGATCTAAAGTAACTGATGTTTTAAAAAAGGTTTTAAAACTAGACAGAACTTCCATTGGATTGTTAAAACAGTTCACAAATAAAGAAACATTTTCAGATCTTGATTTACTTGCAGAAAGTATTAAATCGCTTCCCATTCTTCTAAAGTCTTCAGAAAAAATTGATAAAGCGATTTCAACTTTAGGCGGAATTTCTTTAGATGAAATTGATGAGAATTTTCAATGTAAAAAGATACCTAATTGTTATGCAATTGGAGAAATGTTAGATTGGTATGCTCCCACAGGAGGATATTTGTTACAAGGTAGCTTTAGCATGGGTTTTGTATTGGCAAAACACTTAAATCAATTGGAAGACTGAATCAATATGAAAATTGCAATTGCTACAAAAACAATTATTTGCCCCCATTTTAAATAAAAACCAACTTTTTTATGTTGTTTTAAATAAGATGAAATAGCACCTGCAAGAATTGCTATTGTAGAGAAAACGGTAAATGAAACAAGTATAAAGAGAAGTCCTAAAATATAAAACTGAATTACAGTTGAAATTGTTTCTGAAAACAAAAACCTAGGAAAAAAAGCCAAAAAGAAAATAGTAACTTTCGGATTTAAAACATTCATTAAAAATCCTGTTTTAAATAATTGTTTTGTCGTTTTTTCTTGAACGTTCTCTGTAGAAATTAAAATTTTGTCATCACTTTTAAAAACTTGATATGCCAAATACAATAAGTAAATTGATCCAAAGAGTTTAATTGCAAAAAATAAATTATCATTTTCTTTAATAATAGCAGAAACTCCAAATGCAACTAAAGTTGTATGAATTAAACAACCTGTCATCAATCCAAAAACAGTAGCTAAACCAAACTTCTTACCATTTACAATGCTTTGTGTAAGTACAAAAACATTATCTGGTCCTGGAGAAAAAGCCAAAACAGTAGTAGCTATTACAAAAGAGAATAAGGTTTCTATCATTTAATATATATATTCATTCCTATCAATATAGAAATAGTAAACTTAACAAAAATTAAGTCACCTAATTATTGATTTAAAATAGCTTTATTTATTTTCTTAATTAAGCTAGGACCTTCATAAATAAAACCTGTGTAAATCTGAACCAAATCTGCACCTGCATTCAGTTTTTCTAAAGCATCTGCTGCAGAGTGAATTCCTCCTACTCCAATAATTGGAAAAGATTTATTACTTTTCTCAGATAAATATTTAATCACTTTTGTGCTTCTATCTTTAACTGGTTGTCCGCTTAAACCTCCATTACCAATTTCTTGTAAACGTTCTTTAGAAACCTTTAAACCCTCTCTATTTACAGAGGTATTGGATGCAATTACACCATCAATTTTAGTTTCTGCAACCAATGCCACAATTTCATCTAATTGCTGATTATTTAAATCGGGAGCAATTTTTAATAAGATTGGTTTTTGTTTTTCTTGTTTATTATTCAGCTTTTGAACTTCTGTAATTAGTTCTTTTAAATAGGCTACATCATCTAATTTTGCATGACTACCAACATTTGGACAACTAACATTCAGTACAAAGTAATCTACATAAGGATGCAATTCTGTAAAAACTTCACAATAATCATTTGTATAGGATTCTGGTAAAGTAGATGTGTTTTTCCCTAAGTTTCCACCAATAATTATTTCACCTTTATTCTTCTTTAGGTTTTTTATTGCGGCTTCTACACCATCATTGTTAAAACCCATTCTATTAATAATTCCTTTATCATCTTTTAAACGAAATAATCTTTTGGTAGGATTACCAACTTGTCCTTTTGGAGTTACAGTTCCTATTTCTATAAAACCGAAACCAAAATTTGCCAATTCATTATATAAAACTGCATTTTTATCAAAACCAGCGGCTAAACCAACTGGGTTTTTAAATGTTATTCCGAATAAAGTACGTGCTAGTTTGTCATCATTAATTTGATACATGCTTCTTATGATTCCAGAAACAAATGGAATTTTACATAGAAAACGAATCAAAGAAAAAGTAAAATAATGAACCTTTTCTGGGTCGAATAAGAATAATATTGGGCGAATTATTAGTTTATACATAATCATTAAATATAAAAAAAGCCCCAAATAAATGGAGCTTCTAAATTATCTTAAAACAGCTTCTAAATTCTTTTCGAATGTTTGCTGTAATTTTTGCATTATTTTATCAATTTGCTTGTCTTCTAACGTTTTTGTTTCGTCTTGTAATAAAAAGCTAACTGCATACGATTTTTTTCCTTCTGGTAATTTATCTCCTTCGTAAACATCAAATAAATCTACATTTTTCAGTAATTTTTTTTCTGATTGAAAAGCTAAATTATAGACTTCTTTAAATGCTACTGTAGCATCTAACAACAAAGCTAAATCTCTTTTTACTGCTTGAAACTTCGACAACTCAGATACTTTAACGTTCTTTTTACCAACTAATTTCAAAATAGTATCCCAATTAAAATCGGCAAATAAAACTTCTTGTTTTATGCTAAATTCTTTTAAAATTGACCTCTTAACAACACCAAAATCAACCAACTTAATCTTCCCTAAGCTCAATGAAATTCCTTCTGAAAAAACATCTGATTTTGTTGGCGTCGTTTTTAAG is part of the Polaribacter sp. SA4-10 genome and harbors:
- a CDS encoding OstA-like protein, coding for MKRIFFLFFLFSTCVLSSQTRKIIIENSEYQFADEEKYPGATVLLGKVKIKHDGIILTCQKAFFFKEKNFFKAIGNVLIKQGDTITQTSDYSDYDANSKQALSWGNVVLKDPTMTLTSDTLHFDRLNQKLFYNSFATIKDTTNTLKSKKGNYYLENKKFTATTRVTVVNPEHNLVSNHLDYYTESGLTYLYGPSTITNTENENRIYCERGFYNTKTDISHFVKNAKLYLKERTVEGDSLYYDKKRGFASATNNISIIDTIQNFITKGNYAEIFELKDSLFIIKKAVAISIVDKDSMFVHGDTLLVTGKAESRIVRTYHNVKIFKSDLQGKCDSIHTNQATGLTKMFKNPVLWSDRNQITGDTIHLLSNVETEKLDSLKVLNNAFIISKDSLSENDFNQIKGRNMFGKFEKNKLRLLFVKGNAESVYFNRSEETNILETITKEISSNIEFTLEKGVIETIKYLNTSDGKTYPPSKLPDDIRVLEGFIWRENEQPKKREDIFIRDDENEKEPTKKEDLKNTSAIVEKKSKLKQKAGKTKPEIKEKLGFSTKKQ
- a CDS encoding LysE family translocator, whose amino-acid sequence is MIETLFSFVIATTVLAFSPGPDNVFVLTQSIVNGKKFGLATVFGLMTGCLIHTTLVAFGVSAIIKENDNLFFAIKLFGSIYLLYLAYQVFKSDDKILISTENVQEKTTKQLFKTGFLMNVLNPKVTIFFLAFFPRFLFSETISTVIQFYILGLLFILVSFTVFSTIAILAGAISSYLKQHKKVGFYLKWGQIIVFVAIAIFILIQSSN
- a CDS encoding aspartate aminotransferase family protein encodes the protein MKSDFFKYQAQTSPHPLAIEVSHAKGSYIYNTSEKKYLDFVAGVSVNSLGHNHPKVTEAIKNQLDTYSHVMVYGEFIQKPQVELCKLLAATLPETSSSVYITNSGTEATEGALKLAKRVTERTEIIAAKHSYHGNTQGAMSVSGVERQNQAFRPLIPGIRFIAFNNEADLSKITSKTAAVILETIQGGAGFIEPQNGYLTKVKKRCEEVGALLILDEIQTGIGRTGKFWGFENYNVIPDIIITGKGLGGGMPIGAFIASFDKMSLLKDNPKLGHISTFAGHPVIAAAGLATVNEIIAEDLITQALLKEQLIKKHLQHPAIKEIRGKGLMLAAIVETPELAAKIIHKCLENGLILFFLLFEGKAMRITPPLTISDEEIIEGCKILLKSIDEVLN
- a CDS encoding quinone-dependent dihydroorotate dehydrogenase; protein product: MYKLIIRPILFLFDPEKVHYFTFSLIRFLCKIPFVSGIIRSMYQINDDKLARTLFGITFKNPVGLAAGFDKNAVLYNELANFGFGFIEIGTVTPKGQVGNPTKRLFRLKDDKGIINRMGFNNDGVEAAIKNLKKNKGEIIIGGNLGKNTSTLPESYTNDYCEVFTELHPYVDYFVLNVSCPNVGSHAKLDDVAYLKELITEVQKLNNKQEKQKPILLKIAPDLNNQQLDEIVALVAETKIDGVIASNTSVNREGLKVSKERLQEIGNGGLSGQPVKDRSTKVIKYLSEKSNKSFPIIGVGGIHSAADALEKLNAGADLVQIYTGFIYEGPSLIKKINKAILNQ
- a CDS encoding aminotransferase class V-fold PLP-dependent enzyme: MKSPFDLSIEEMKSYGYKIVDLIVAHYSEVENKKPVSKASREEMDTIFLQEAPENGMPADEVLDFVMDNVMPNSNISTHPKAFSFVPGPSNFISTMADSLATGFNIFSGGWIVSPSAAELEIVTMNWLLKMFNFPVTKGGGIFTSGGSMANLTALVTARRIKCGSDFSKAVIYLSDQAHSSNIKAIRVIGFKEEQVRIIPTDLEFRFSINKLKNEIAKDKLEGKLPFCIIATAGTTNTGTVDPLDAIADICEKENLWFHIDGAYGGAAILSKKGSRTLRGIERADSLTVDPHKWFFQPYEIGCLLVKDASWLSNTFSEKPEYLRDIEGNESEINFYDYGIQLTRRFRALKFYMSIKTYGLKTFKKAISYNIDLAEETEDFLRKSKNWEIVSPATLAIINFRYNPLGLNLSEKELDTLNQQISAKVVASKEALLVTTVLQNQIVIRMCLINPKTTINHIKETLEQCNSFGKEILKEWKK
- a CDS encoding TIGR03862 family flavoprotein; amino-acid sequence: MKNVTIIGGGAAALMLASQIDTEKYKVTLFEKKKIVGSKFLVAGEGGLNLTFSAPIDEFINQYFPSDFMDSILRQFTNEDLIKWLNRLEIPTFIGSSNRVFPDLDQKPIEVLNKIKKHIATKGIEFKLNTNWIGWNEKGDLQFENPENIDTDIVVFALGGGSWKVTGSDGEWSKPFEERGVKVVPFRAANCAFEVDWNTDFITTHEGKPLKNIALTFNHHFSKGELVISKFGLEGNAMYALSQKIQDKLLTEESVVIHLDLKPTMTVDQIKAKYKNAKRSKVTDVLKKVLKLDRTSIGLLKQFTNKETFSDLDLLAESIKSLPILLKSSEKIDKAISTLGGISLDEIDENFQCKKIPNCYAIGEMLDWYAPTGGYLLQGSFSMGFVLAKHLNQLED